DNA sequence from the Synechococcus sp. MU1617 genome:
GCTTCTTTAGGCTGCGGTTGAGACACTGGGCCCCGCTTTGAAGCGCCAATTGCAATTTGTTCATATCGGTAAGTGCGGAGGTTCAACAGTTGCAAAACTGCTATCTCATTCGTCTGTTGTAAGTGAAAGGTACTCCTCTTTTTTCGAAACGCATATCAATGGTGTTGTAGTTGATTCAAGTTGTGATTATCTTTTTTGTCTTCGTAATCCGATTGATCGTGCCTTCTCGGCTTTTGAGTGGCGTAAAAAACTTGTAATTGAGGAGGCAACGCCGGATCAGGTTCGTCGCTTTCCAGGGGAAAGAAAGGTTCTACGCCACTACCAGAGTTTAGGCAGAATCGCTCGTGCTCTTTACCGCTCAGATGGGCGGCTTGATCAGGCTGTGGCGAGAGATTTTCATTCGGTGCATCATTTACGCGAGTCGATTTCTTTTTACTGCCAGCCTCTTTTGGGTGTGCTTACCTCTAGAAATGTCTTGGGTGTGGTGTGCCAGGAAGACTTGGCTGCTGATTGCTCCAGAATTTTGAGGGTTGACGCTTCAGGATTAAGAGAACGCAGCAATGATTCAAAGCATCGTATCGATCAGGATCTTGATGCAGAAGCGATGAACAATCTCAAACGCTTTCTTGTTGAAGATTACCAATGCATTGCAGCGCTTTGGAGCCTTGGGGCGCTTAGCGACCAGCAGTTTTGGCGCGTCATGACGTCGTCTGTGGAGGCATTGGAGTCATCAGTGTTCTGAGCAAGGCCTTGTTAGTGGCTCTCGGTGCCTCGTCATGGGGACAGTGCCCGGCCTCAGAAATCACCACGAGCGAGCGCACGCATTGGATGGTTTTGCTCCAATGTTGAGCTTCTGGCAAAGGCTCCCAGGGATCCTTCTCTCCCCAGATCAGATCTACGGGAACAGCCAAGTCCTCCATCAGTTGAGGGGCGAGATAGTCGTCAAAAAGGTTGATGAAGCCACGGAAAGCTTCCGCGGCACCTGCGCGTTGGGTGGGTTGGAACAGTAGATCCACCAGCTCGTCGTCGATGTTGTGGCCGCTGGGGTAGGCCTGCTTCAGCACGCTGCGGATTACGCCGGGGCGGGCGGCATTGCGGAATAACGCCGTGCTCAACCATCGCTGCCGAACCATCTTTTTCAGCAGCGGCCGGGTCCAGCCCATCCAGGCCGGTTGAGTGGCCAGCTGTTTGTCATCCATCAGGCGCTGGGCGCAGTCGATCAGCACCACGCCACGGCAGCTCTCTTCCAACAGTTGTGCGGCTCGTAGGGCCACAACTCCACCGATCGAGTTGCCCACCAGCAGCACGGGTCGTTGCACTACTTCAGCGCAGAAGTCAGCCACCTGCTGACCCCAGAGATCAAAGCCGTAATGCACGGCATCTGATTCGACGGGCTCATCCTTCAAGCGGGCCCGCGGCTGATCACTGCGCCCGAAGCCGAGTAGATCGATGGCATAGGTCGGCGCCTGTTTGGCCAGTACTGGTTGGTTGAACCGCCAGTGGTTGGTGTTGGCCCCGAAGCCATGGATCAGCAGCACTGCCGCTTCTGCCTTGGGATCCCCCATTAGGCTCCAGCCAATGGATCGCTCGTTCCAGCTCCAGAGGTTGTTGCTCGGGCCCACTCTTTGGCTTGCTGTGCCCTTGCATCCTGGCGAGGGAACGGCTTGGATCGGGGTTGGCCCAGCGTTGGCTCAGTGACCTGTCAACTTGGAGCAGTGCTTGGCGTGATCCCTTGGCTGCACCGGAGCTGTTGCCCTTGATCGAGGCTGTCGGCCGGGTGCTGCTGGGGAAGGACCATCAGGTGCGCCTGGCCATCAGTTGTTTGCTGGCCGGTGGTCATCTGCTGATCGAAGACCGCCCGGGGATGGGGAAATCGACCCTGGCTGAAGCGTTGGCCAGGGTTTTTGCTCTCGCCTTCAAGCGTGTGAGCTTCACCAGTGATCTGTTGCCGGCAGACCTCACGGGCTTGAACGTGTTCCATCCGGCGGAGGCCAGCTTCCGCTTTCAGCCCGGCCCGCTCTTCACGCAGGTGTTGCTGGCCGATGAGATCAATCGCGCCAGTCCCCGCACCCAGAGCGCCCTGCTGGAGGCCATGGCCGCTGGTCGCGTCAGCGTCGATGGTGTCAGCCATGGCTTGCCCAAGCCGTTTTTTGTGATCGCGACCCAGAACAGCCTCGATCAGGTGGGCACAAGCCCCTTGCCTGAGGCCCAGCTGGATCGTTTTCTGATGCGCTTGAGTCTGGGTTTTCCCGATCGCGCGTCTGAGCGGGCGTTGCTTTGCGCTGGGTTTGATTCAACCTTCGACAGCTCACTGCCTCGGCTGGCTCCGGAGGCCCTGCAGCAGTTGCAGCAGCGTTGTTCTGCCCAGCACTGCTCTGAGCTTCTGATCGATTACGTCCTTGATCTGGTGGAGGTCAGTCGTCAGCGGCATCCCGGTCTCTCTCCGCGGGCCAGTCAGGGCCTCCTTGCAGCTGCCCGCGCCTGGTCGCTGCTCGACGGACGCGATCATGTGGTGATTGACGATGTTCAGTCCGTGTTGCCGGCCGTGGTGGAGCATCGACTGGATGCCGGTTGTCCTGCCCGTCATGGCGCACCGCACAGTGAAGCCCTTCTTCAAGCCGTCCCGGCCTTGCGCTGAACTGAAGCTGGGGCATCGCAGCCTCTACATCATTCCCAGTCGCTTCGGCGCGCTCTGGATCGCGGCGGCTGGCCTGTTGCTGCTGGTGGCCATTCAGACGGGAAGCAACAGCACCCTGCTGCTCGCTTTCGTGATGCTCGGGCTGATGTTGCTGGCCATGTTTCTCACCCACGACACACTCCAGGGGCTCACCCTGCGCTGTGATCAGCCCGCCCCGGCGTTTGCTGGTGAGCCGGCGCTCTATTCCTTGCAATTGGACAGCGCTGCAGCTCGGCCCCGTTGCAGCTTGCGCGTTCAGGGGCATGCCGTTGTGGACTGTGATCGCATTGCCGCAGGCCGCGCGACCCTCTTTCTTCCCTGGGTGGCGGGGCATCGGGGCTGGCAGCTGCCGCCGCCCGTGCAGATCGAGACCATTGCACCACTCGGGTTGTTCATCTGTTGGGGGCGATGGCAGCCCCAGCAGCCGCAGTTGATCTGGCCTCGCCGTTGCCCTGGCCCTGTTGCTGAAAAGCAGCCTCCGCGCTCCAGGGATGGCCTTGAGGAATGGCAGGACCTCAGGCCTGTGCGCGAGGGCGAACGACCTGCCCTGGTGGATTGGGCCAGTGCCGCTCGAGGCAGGCCCTTGCAGGCCAAGCTGTTCAACGACCCCGAGGAACCTGAAGTGATCCTCACCCCTGCACCAGGCGTTGAACTGGAGCTGGCCCGGGAGCATCTGGCGGATCGCATCTGGCGCCTGCACCACAGCGGAGCCTGCTTCGGCCTGCAGTTCCAGGCCATCAGCCTGGCGCCATCGAAGGGGGTGCGCCATCGCGATGCTTGTTTGGAGGCGTTAGCGACGGCATGAGCCATCAACGCCATGTGTCGTTTTTGGCCTGGTGTGCGTTGTCGCCCCTGCTGCTGCAATGCCTCGCATTGAATTGGTCCGCACCCCTCACCTGGCCCACATGGGCGTTGGTGTTCTGTGCCCTGTTCAAGCTGCGGGAATGCCGGCGGCCCTTCGACCGGCGGCTCGTCGCCCTCCTGCAATTGGTCTCCACCGGCCTGCTGGCGGCTCAGCTGCAGGGGCTTTTGGCGAGCGTCCTTCAGCTGGTGGCGGTGTTGCTGGCTCTTGCCGGTTTGCTGGGCCATGAGCTGGCTGGCTCCCTTGGCTTCCGCGGATTTCTGCAGCGCAGCCTGCAGCTGCTGGGGGCAGCGTTGCCCCTTGCGCTGGTGTTGTTTTTGTTTGTGCCCAGGCTTCCACCGCTGTGGACCACTGAGTTGGGCCCCGCCCGCGGCGCGGTCACTGGTCTGTCTCCAGACCTAGATCCCCTCAGCATTGCCGAGCTGACGCTGGTGGATGGCTCGGCAGCACGGGTTTTGCTCCCGGAGGTGCAGCCCCTGCCAACGGATGCCTACTGGCGGGTGTTGGTGCATGAACAGTTCGATGGCCGCCGCTGG
Encoded proteins:
- a CDS encoding alpha/beta fold hydrolase, which encodes MGPSNNLWSWNERSIGWSLMGDPKAEAAVLLIHGFGANTNHWRFNQPVLAKQAPTYAIDLLGFGRSDQPRARLKDEPVESDAVHYGFDLWGQQVADFCAEVVQRPVLLVGNSIGGVVALRAAQLLEESCRGVVLIDCAQRLMDDKQLATQPAWMGWTRPLLKKMVRQRWLSTALFRNAARPGVIRSVLKQAYPSGHNIDDELVDLLFQPTQRAGAAEAFRGFINLFDDYLAPQLMEDLAVPVDLIWGEKDPWEPLPEAQHWSKTIQCVRSLVVISEAGHCPHDEAPRATNKALLRTLMTPMPPQTTS
- a CDS encoding MoxR family ATPase; protein product: MAQRWLSDLSTWSSAWRDPLAAPELLPLIEAVGRVLLGKDHQVRLAISCLLAGGHLLIEDRPGMGKSTLAEALARVFALAFKRVSFTSDLLPADLTGLNVFHPAEASFRFQPGPLFTQVLLADEINRASPRTQSALLEAMAAGRVSVDGVSHGLPKPFFVIATQNSLDQVGTSPLPEAQLDRFLMRLSLGFPDRASERALLCAGFDSTFDSSLPRLAPEALQQLQQRCSAQHCSELLIDYVLDLVEVSRQRHPGLSPRASQGLLAAARAWSLLDGRDHVVIDDVQSVLPAVVEHRLDAGCPARHGAPHSEALLQAVPALR